In Salvelinus alpinus chromosome 20, SLU_Salpinus.1, whole genome shotgun sequence, a genomic segment contains:
- the LOC139546818 gene encoding ras-related protein Rap-2a: MREYKVVVLGSGGVGKSALTVQFVTGTFIEKYDPTIEDFYRKEIEVDSSPSVLEILDTAGTEQFASMRDLYIKNGQGFILVYSLVNQQSFQDIKPMRDQIIRVKRYEKVPVILVGNKVDLESEREVSASEGQALAEEWGCPFMETSAKSKTMVDELFAEIVRQMDYAAQPDKDDPCCSSCNIQ, from the exons ATGCGCGAGTACAAAGTGGTGGTCCTCGGCAGCGGTGGGGTCGGGAAATCCGCCCTCACTGTTCAGTTTGTGACCGGGACGTTTATTGAGAAGTACGACCCGACCATAGAAGATTTTTACCGCAAAGAAATCGAGGTGGATTCCTCACCCTCTGTTCTGGAGATTCTTGACACTGCTGGTACCGAACAGTTCGCATCCATGCGGGACCTTTACATAAAAAATGGTCAAGGCTTCATATTGGTCTACAGTCTTGTCAACCAGCAGAGCTTCCAAGACATCAAACCCATGAGGGACCAGATCATCAGAGTGAAAAG GTATGAGAAGGTCCCAGTGATCCTGGTGGGGAACAAGGTGGAcctggagagtgagagggaggtgtCGGCCAGCGAGGGCCAGGCTCTGGCCGAGGAGTGGGGCTGCCCCTTTATGGAGACCTCGGCCAAGAGCAAAACCATGGTGGACGAACTGTTCGCCGAGATAGTTCGGCAGATGGACTACGCCGCCCAGCCAGACAAGGATGACCCATGCTGCTCCTCCTGCAATATACAATAG